The following proteins are co-located in the Massilia litorea genome:
- a CDS encoding DUF2750 domain-containing protein encodes MDASETSSVVNLPKQLRYEHFIRRVADTGRVWGLVRDGWAIGKTDDGALVFPLWPTGELAQQCAVLEWEGYVPQEFDLQELFDELLPQIEADGILPGITYTPDEYGLTPSHTQLRADLQARLRQRAFSRNDSAE; translated from the coding sequence ATGGACGCCAGCGAAACCTCTTCCGTAGTCAATCTTCCCAAGCAGCTGCGCTACGAACATTTTATTCGCCGTGTGGCCGATACCGGCCGGGTCTGGGGCCTGGTGCGCGACGGCTGGGCCATCGGCAAGACCGACGACGGCGCGCTGGTCTTTCCGCTCTGGCCGACGGGCGAGCTGGCGCAGCAATGCGCCGTGCTCGAGTGGGAAGGGTATGTGCCGCAGGAATTCGATTTGCAGGAACTGTTCGACGAACTGCTGCCGCAGATCGAGGCCGACGGCATCCTGCCCGGCATCACCTATACGCCCGACGAATACGGGCTGACGCCCTCGCACACCCAACTGCGCGCCGACCTGCAGGCGCGCCTGCGCCAGCGTGCGTTTTCCCGCAACGACTCCGCCGAATAA
- the minC gene encoding septum site-determining protein MinC — MSKSPSSLPIEIKISTVVAISAILHSVDPIAIDAALKQMTGGVSDFFEDEFAVIDVGALRPEPTYIDWRALVDLLKKYRLNAVAVRGATPEMSEAIKARGLALDDGAGGDRAREDVAAATAASAAVTIAPVQQAAPAPAPPAPHPAQPQQPQTVALPAMIVDTPVRAGQRVYARGCDLIITAAVNNGAEIIADGSIHVYAPMHGRALAGASGNADSRIFGLSLQPELVSIAGVYRTFDDGFPAELARQPAQIRLVGDRIDISSLTSNR, encoded by the coding sequence ATGTCGAAAAGCCCGTCCAGCCTGCCCATCGAAATCAAGATTTCCACGGTCGTCGCCATCTCGGCGATCCTGCATTCGGTTGACCCGATTGCGATCGATGCGGCCCTCAAGCAAATGACCGGCGGCGTCTCGGACTTTTTCGAAGATGAATTCGCGGTGATCGACGTCGGCGCGCTGCGCCCCGAGCCCACCTATATCGACTGGCGCGCGCTGGTCGACCTGCTGAAGAAATACCGCCTGAACGCGGTGGCCGTGCGCGGCGCCACGCCCGAGATGAGCGAGGCCATCAAGGCGCGCGGGCTGGCGCTCGACGACGGCGCCGGCGGCGACCGCGCGCGCGAGGATGTCGCCGCGGCGACCGCCGCCAGCGCCGCCGTCACCATCGCGCCGGTGCAGCAAGCGGCCCCGGCGCCCGCGCCGCCAGCCCCGCATCCAGCCCAGCCGCAACAGCCGCAGACCGTGGCGCTGCCGGCCATGATCGTCGACACGCCGGTGCGCGCCGGCCAGCGCGTGTATGCGCGCGGCTGCGACCTGATCATCACGGCAGCCGTGAACAATGGCGCCGAGATCATTGCCGACGGCAGCATCCACGTCTACGCGCCCATGCATGGGCGCGCGCTGGCGGGGGCGTCGGGGAATGCCGATTCGCGCATCTTCGGCCTGTCGCTGCAACCGGAACTGGTGTCGATCGCAGGCGTGTACCGCACCTTCGACGACGGCTTCCCTGCCGAGCTGGCACGCCAGCCGGCACAAATTCGCCTGGTCGGCGACCGGATCGATATATCATCACTGACTTCGAACCGCTGA
- a CDS encoding NADPH-dependent 2,4-dienoyl-CoA reductase, whose amino-acid sequence MTNTAYPHLLAPLDLGFTTLKNRVIMGSMHTGLEDRFYNYGKLAAFYRERAAGGVGLIVTGGISPNRQGWLLPLGGTLNFIGDVPNHRRVTRAVHEEGGKILMQILHAGRYGYQPFVVSASPVKSPISKFKPKELSESGIESTIRAYVRCAKLAKLAGYDGVEVMGSEGYLLNQFLCARVNKRTDRWGGAIENRMRLAVEVVRRIRAAVGPDFILMYRHSVLDLVEGGNTWEEVASVARALEAAGVTILNTGYGWHEARVPTIVTSVPRAAFASVAGRLRREVNIPVVASNRINMPGEAEDVLARGDADLVSMARPFLADAAFVAKAASGRADEINTCIGCNQACLDHTFSNKRASCLVNPRACHETELTYAKTNKPRRIAVVGAGPAGLSAATVAAERGHAVTLFEASNGVGGQFNIATQIPGKEEFAETVRYFTRKLALTGVDVQLNRRVTRDELLAAGFDDVIVATGVRMRMPAIPGIDHPKVLSYLSVLRDKAPVGKRVAIIGAGGIGFDTGEFLLHDPAHPLPQPIRTWTGDWGVDLDATVEGGLVKPVPAHPYRQLYLLQRKSTRPGAGLGKTSGWVHRAALVRGGVQMLAGVQYERIDDAGLHITVGGQQRLLEVDNVVICAGQESLDELTIGAVTGSTRFHKIGGAVLAAELDAKRAIREGAELAARL is encoded by the coding sequence ATGACAAATACTGCCTACCCCCATCTCCTCGCCCCGCTCGACCTCGGATTCACGACCCTGAAAAACCGCGTGATCATGGGGTCGATGCACACCGGCCTCGAAGACCGTTTCTATAACTACGGCAAACTGGCCGCCTTCTACCGCGAGCGCGCGGCCGGCGGGGTGGGATTGATCGTCACCGGCGGCATCTCGCCCAACCGGCAGGGCTGGCTGCTGCCGCTGGGCGGCACCCTGAATTTCATCGGCGACGTGCCGAACCACCGCCGCGTCACCCGCGCCGTGCATGAAGAGGGCGGCAAGATCCTGATGCAGATCCTGCACGCGGGCCGCTACGGTTATCAGCCCTTCGTCGTCTCGGCCTCGCCCGTGAAATCGCCTATTTCAAAATTCAAGCCGAAAGAACTGAGCGAAAGCGGGATCGAGTCGACCATCCGCGCCTACGTGCGCTGCGCCAAGCTCGCGAAACTGGCCGGCTACGACGGCGTCGAGGTGATGGGCAGCGAGGGCTATCTGCTGAACCAGTTTTTATGCGCGCGCGTCAACAAGCGGACCGATCGCTGGGGTGGCGCGATCGAGAACCGCATGCGCCTGGCGGTGGAGGTGGTGCGCCGCATCCGCGCCGCCGTCGGTCCCGACTTCATCCTGATGTACCGCCATTCGGTCCTCGACCTGGTCGAAGGCGGCAATACCTGGGAAGAAGTGGCCAGCGTGGCGCGCGCCCTGGAAGCAGCCGGCGTCACCATCCTGAACACGGGTTATGGCTGGCACGAGGCGCGCGTGCCCACCATCGTCACCTCGGTCCCGCGCGCGGCATTCGCCAGCGTGGCCGGGCGCCTGCGGCGCGAAGTGAACATTCCCGTGGTCGCCTCGAACCGCATCAACATGCCGGGTGAAGCAGAGGACGTGCTGGCGCGCGGCGACGCCGACCTGGTATCGATGGCGCGCCCCTTCCTCGCCGACGCCGCTTTTGTTGCCAAGGCCGCCAGCGGGCGCGCCGACGAGATCAACACCTGCATCGGCTGCAACCAGGCCTGCCTCGACCACACCTTCTCGAATAAACGCGCCAGCTGCCTGGTCAATCCGCGCGCCTGCCACGAGACGGAATTGACCTACGCGAAGACGAATAAACCGCGCAGGATCGCCGTCGTCGGTGCCGGACCGGCGGGACTGTCGGCGGCGACGGTCGCAGCCGAACGCGGGCACGCGGTGACCTTGTTCGAGGCATCGAATGGCGTCGGCGGCCAGTTCAACATCGCCACGCAGATCCCCGGCAAGGAGGAATTCGCCGAGACCGTCCGCTATTTCACGAGAAAGCTGGCATTGACCGGCGTCGACGTGCAGCTGAACCGGCGCGTGACGCGCGACGAACTGCTGGCGGCCGGTTTTGATGACGTCATCGTCGCCACCGGCGTGCGCATGCGCATGCCGGCGATTCCCGGCATCGATCATCCGAAAGTGCTGTCTTACCTGTCCGTCCTGCGCGACAAGGCGCCGGTGGGCAAGCGGGTGGCGATCATCGGCGCCGGCGGCATCGGTTTCGACACCGGAGAGTTCCTGCTGCACGATCCCGCACACCCCTTGCCGCAGCCGATCCGCACCTGGACCGGGGACTGGGGCGTCGACCTGGATGCGACGGTGGAGGGAGGATTAGTCAAACCGGTGCCTGCCCACCCCTACCGCCAGCTCTACCTGCTGCAGAGAAAGAGCACGCGTCCTGGCGCGGGCCTGGGTAAGACCTCGGGCTGGGTACACCGCGCGGCGCTGGTGCGCGGCGGGGTGCAGATGCTGGCGGGGGTGCAGTACGAGCGCATCGACGACGCCGGGCTGCACATCACGGTCGGCGGCCAGCAGAGACTACTTGAGGTGGACAACGTCGTGATTTGCGCGGGGCAGGAGAGCCTGGACGAATTGACGATCGGAGCGGTGACGGGAAGTACGCGCTTCCACAAGATCGGCGGGGCCGTGCTGGCGGCGGAGCTGGATGCGAAGCGGGCGATCCGGGAAGGGGCGGAGCTGGCGGCGCGTCTCTGA
- the minD gene encoding septum site-determining protein MinD produces MARIIVVTSGKGGVGKTTSSASFSTGLALRGHKTAVLDFDVGLRNLDLIMGCERRVVYDLVNVVNGEATLNQALIKDKHCDNLFILPASQTRDKDALSEDGIERVLNELVKMDFEFIICDSPAGIEHGALMALTFADEALIVTNPEVSSVRDSDRILGIIQAKSRRAQTGGEPVKEHLLITRYSPKRVENDEMLSYQDVQEILRIPLIGIIPESESVLHASNQGNPAIHFKGTDVAEAYEDVVARFLGEDRPLRFTNYEKPGLLQRLFGTK; encoded by the coding sequence GTGGCAAGAATTATTGTTGTGACGTCCGGCAAGGGCGGCGTGGGCAAAACCACCTCCAGCGCAAGCTTCTCCACCGGCCTGGCCCTGCGCGGCCACAAGACCGCCGTGCTGGACTTCGACGTCGGCCTGCGGAACCTCGACCTGATCATGGGCTGCGAACGCCGTGTCGTGTACGACCTGGTCAACGTGGTCAATGGCGAGGCGACGCTGAACCAGGCCCTGATCAAGGACAAGCACTGCGACAACCTGTTCATCCTGCCGGCCTCGCAGACGCGCGACAAGGATGCCCTGTCGGAAGACGGCATCGAGCGCGTGCTGAACGAACTGGTCAAGATGGACTTCGAATTCATCATCTGCGATTCGCCGGCCGGTATCGAGCATGGCGCCCTGATGGCCTTGACCTTCGCCGATGAAGCGCTGATCGTGACCAACCCGGAAGTGTCGTCGGTGCGCGATTCGGACCGCATCCTCGGCATCATCCAGGCCAAGTCGCGCCGCGCCCAGACCGGCGGCGAGCCGGTCAAGGAACATTTGCTGATTACCCGTTACTCGCCGAAGCGCGTCGAAAACGACGAGATGCTGTCTTACCAGGACGTGCAGGAAATCCTGCGCATCCCGCTGATCGGCATCATCCCGGAATCGGAATCGGTGCTGCACGCCTCCAACCAGGGCAATCCGGCGATTCACTTCAAGGGCACCGACGTGGCCGAAGCCTATGAAGACGTGGTCGCCCGTTTCCTCGGCGAAGACCGTCCGCTGCGCTTCACGAACTACGAAAAGCCGGGCCTGCTGCAGCGCCTCTTCGGGACAAAGTGA
- the pip gene encoding prolyl aminopeptidase, which produces MPATPPSLFPPIQPTRHGMLAVDALHTIYWEEVGNPNGIPVLFLHGGPGAGLSPQHRRFFDPHAYRVILFDQRGAGKSTPLGEWRNNTTQLLIEDIERLRTMFGISRWLVFGGSWGSTLALAYGQTHPERCLGFVLRGIFLCTKAEVEWFLHGVQWFYPELYAEFIAPIPASERADLLGAYARRLLCDDPDLYWPAARAWSRFEGRRVFLLPQEEEQPSDTLDLGVGRLEAHYMANGAFLEEDQLISDIGRIAHLPAVIVQGRYDVICPPLSAHRLHGAWPGSILRMIPDAGHGALELGIARALVGATEAFKRFGRFD; this is translated from the coding sequence ATGCCCGCCACCCCGCCGTCGCTGTTCCCGCCGATCCAACCGACCCGCCACGGCATGCTCGCCGTGGATGCGCTGCATACGATCTACTGGGAGGAGGTGGGCAATCCAAACGGCATCCCGGTGCTGTTCCTGCACGGCGGTCCCGGCGCCGGCCTCTCTCCCCAGCACCGGCGCTTTTTCGATCCCCATGCCTACCGCGTGATCCTGTTCGACCAGCGCGGCGCCGGCAAGTCGACCCCGCTGGGCGAATGGCGAAATAACACGACGCAGTTGCTGATCGAGGACATCGAGCGCCTGCGTACCATGTTTGGCATTTCGCGCTGGCTGGTGTTCGGCGGCTCCTGGGGCTCCACCCTGGCGCTGGCCTATGGCCAAACGCATCCCGAGCGTTGCCTCGGCTTTGTCCTGCGCGGGATTTTTCTCTGCACCAAGGCCGAAGTCGAGTGGTTCCTGCACGGCGTGCAATGGTTTTATCCGGAACTCTACGCCGAATTCATCGCCCCGATCCCGGCCAGCGAGCGGGCCGATCTGCTGGGCGCCTATGCGCGCCGCCTGCTGTGCGACGACCCGGACTTGTACTGGCCGGCGGCGCGCGCCTGGAGCCGCTTCGAAGGCAGGCGGGTGTTCCTGCTGCCGCAGGAAGAAGAGCAGCCCTCCGATACGCTCGACCTGGGCGTCGGCCGCCTTGAAGCGCACTACATGGCGAATGGCGCTTTTTTGGAAGAAGACCAGCTGATCAGCGACATCGGGCGCATTGCCCACCTGCCGGCCGTCATCGTGCAGGGCCGCTATGACGTGATCTGTCCGCCGCTGTCGGCGCACCGCCTGCACGGCGCCTGGCCGGGTTCGATCCTGCGCATGATTCCGGATGCCGGACACGGCGCGCTGGAACTGGGCATCGCGCGCGCCCTGGTCGGCGCCACCGAAGCCTTTAAACGCTTCGGCCGCTTCGATTGA
- a CDS encoding DUF2721 domain-containing protein: MNIQISDIGHMIQLAIAPVFLLTGVATKLTVLTNRLARIIDRTRVLEDRLQIGPNDAYTDELETLYTRSHLINYAITSSTACGFLVCLVIAMLFVGDSANIKLDKYIAAFFVLAVFGLIFSFMFFLREIFISSRFMRIRHDASLVPGERRT; the protein is encoded by the coding sequence ATGAACATCCAGATTAGCGACATCGGCCACATGATCCAGCTGGCGATCGCGCCCGTCTTTCTCCTGACGGGCGTGGCGACCAAGCTGACGGTGCTGACCAACCGGCTGGCGCGCATCATCGACCGCACCCGCGTGCTCGAGGACCGCCTGCAAATCGGCCCGAACGACGCCTATACCGACGAACTGGAAACGCTGTATACGCGCTCGCACCTGATCAACTACGCGATCACCTCCAGCACCGCCTGCGGTTTCCTGGTCTGCCTCGTGATCGCGATGCTGTTCGTTGGAGACAGCGCCAACATCAAGCTCGACAAGTACATCGCCGCCTTCTTCGTGCTGGCCGTGTTCGGCCTGATCTTCAGTTTCATGTTTTTCCTGCGCGAGATTTTCATTTCCTCGCGCTTCATGCGCATCCGCCACGACGCCAGCCTGGTGCCGGGCGAGCGCCGTACCTGA
- a CDS encoding acetyl-CoA C-acetyltransferase: MEDVVIVAAGRTAVGKFGGSLAKIPAAELGAQVIRQLLAKTGIDPATVSEVIMGQVLTAGAGQNPARQAAIKSGLPDMVPAYTINKVCGSGLKATHLATQAIRCGDANIVIAGGQENMSASPHVLNGSRDGFRMGDAKLVDTMIVDGLWDVYNQYHMGVTAENVARKYEISRAEQDEFALNSQLKAEAAQKAGKFKDEIIPIEIPSKKGTVVFDTDEYPKAGSTIEALASLRPAFNKEGTVTAGNASGLNDGAAAVIMMSASKARELGLTPIARIKAYASSGLDPTIMGMGPVSASRLCLQKAGWTHDQVDLMEINEAFAAQAVAVNKEMGWDTSKINVNGGAIALGHPIGASGARVLVTLLHEMVRRDAKRGLASLCIGGGMGVALAVERD; this comes from the coding sequence ATGGAAGACGTCGTCATCGTAGCCGCCGGCCGCACCGCGGTCGGCAAATTCGGCGGGTCCCTCGCCAAGATCCCCGCCGCCGAGCTCGGCGCGCAAGTCATCCGCCAGCTGCTGGCGAAAACCGGGATCGATCCCGCGACCGTCAGCGAAGTCATCATGGGGCAAGTGCTCACCGCCGGCGCCGGCCAGAACCCGGCGCGCCAGGCCGCCATCAAAAGCGGCCTGCCCGACATGGTGCCGGCCTACACCATCAACAAAGTCTGCGGCAGCGGCCTGAAAGCCACCCATCTGGCCACCCAGGCGATCCGTTGCGGCGACGCCAACATCGTCATCGCCGGCGGCCAGGAAAACATGAGCGCCTCGCCGCACGTGCTGAACGGCTCGCGCGACGGTTTCCGCATGGGCGACGCCAAGCTGGTCGATACCATGATCGTCGACGGCCTGTGGGACGTCTACAACCAGTACCACATGGGCGTCACTGCCGAGAACGTCGCACGCAAGTACGAGATCTCGCGCGCCGAGCAGGACGAATTCGCCCTGAACTCGCAGCTGAAAGCCGAGGCCGCGCAAAAGGCCGGCAAATTCAAGGACGAGATCATCCCGATCGAGATCCCGTCGAAGAAGGGCACCGTTGTCTTCGATACCGACGAGTATCCGAAAGCCGGCAGCACGATCGAGGCCTTGGCCAGCCTGCGTCCCGCCTTCAACAAGGAAGGGACTGTCACGGCCGGCAACGCATCCGGCCTGAACGACGGCGCCGCTGCCGTGATCATGATGAGCGCCTCGAAGGCGCGTGAACTGGGCCTGACCCCGATCGCGCGCATCAAGGCCTATGCGTCCTCGGGCCTCGATCCCACCATCATGGGCATGGGCCCGGTGTCGGCGTCGCGCCTGTGCCTGCAGAAGGCCGGCTGGACCCACGACCAGGTCGACCTGATGGAAATCAACGAGGCCTTTGCCGCGCAGGCGGTGGCGGTCAACAAGGAAATGGGCTGGGATACCTCGAAGATCAACGTCAACGGCGGTGCGATCGCCCTCGGCCACCCGATCGGCGCCTCCGGCGCGCGCGTGCTGGTGACCCTGCTGCACGAAATGGTGAGGCGCGACGCCAAGCGTGGCCTGGCCAGCCTGTGCATCGGTGGCGGCATGGGCGTGGCGCTGGCGGTGGAACGCGACTAG
- the phbB gene encoding acetoacetyl-CoA reductase, with product MARVALVTGGMGGLGEAVCIKLAALGYTVVTTHSPGNNKAESWLASMRDQGFNFKAYPCDVADYDSAQACVKQVEQEVGPVDVLVNNAGITRDMTFKKMDKVNWDAVIKTNLDSVFNMTKPVCDGMVERGWGRIINISSVNGQKGAFGQTNYSAAKAGMHGFTKALALEVARKGVTVNTISPGYIGTKMVMEIPSEVLESKIIPQIPMGRLGKPDEVAGLVAYLSSDEAAFVTGANIAINGGQHMY from the coding sequence ATGGCACGAGTAGCTTTAGTTACGGGTGGTATGGGCGGTCTTGGCGAAGCCGTGTGCATCAAGCTGGCGGCACTCGGCTACACGGTGGTGACGACCCACTCGCCGGGCAACAACAAAGCCGAAAGCTGGCTCGCCTCGATGCGCGACCAGGGCTTTAATTTCAAAGCCTATCCGTGCGACGTCGCCGACTACGATTCCGCGCAGGCCTGCGTCAAACAGGTCGAGCAGGAAGTCGGTCCGGTCGACGTGCTCGTCAACAACGCCGGCATCACGCGCGACATGACGTTCAAGAAGATGGATAAAGTGAACTGGGACGCGGTCATCAAGACCAACCTCGATTCCGTGTTCAACATGACGAAACCGGTCTGCGACGGCATGGTCGAGCGTGGCTGGGGCCGCATCATCAACATCTCGTCGGTCAACGGCCAGAAGGGCGCCTTCGGCCAGACCAACTACTCGGCCGCGAAAGCCGGCATGCACGGTTTTACCAAGGCGCTGGCGCTGGAAGTGGCGAGAAAGGGCGTTACCGTCAACACCATCTCGCCGGGCTATATCGGCACCAAGATGGTCATGGAGATCCCAAGTGAGGTGCTGGAAAGCAAAATCATCCCGCAAATCCCGATGGGCCGCCTCGGCAAGCCGGATGAAGTCGCCGGCCTGGTCGCCTACCTGTCGTCGGACGAAGCGGCCTTCGTGACCGGCGCGAATATCGCGATCAACGGCGGCCAGCACATGTACTGA
- a CDS encoding response regulator transcription factor produces MRIAVLDNDRSQADLVCQVLSAAGHSCQFFDSGKEMLAQMRKDSTDLLIMDWPAGDPEAADTLRRAKEKMAPDAPAMFLVSGSAEDDIVAGMAAGADDYLVKPLRRGELVARVSALLRRAYPAQTGTEQLQFGSYVFETRPGRLLKDGSVIDVTQKEFYLALLFFRNIGRPLSRAYIHEAVWVRETAVPSRTMDTHVSRVRNKLSLRPENGFRLVPVYSYGYRLEKLGAQ; encoded by the coding sequence ATGAGAATAGCCGTCCTTGATAATGACCGTAGTCAGGCAGACCTGGTTTGCCAGGTACTGAGTGCCGCCGGCCACAGTTGCCAGTTCTTCGACAGCGGCAAGGAGATGCTGGCGCAGATGCGCAAGGACAGCACCGACCTCCTGATCATGGACTGGCCCGCCGGCGACCCGGAAGCGGCCGATACCCTGCGCCGCGCCAAGGAAAAAATGGCGCCCGACGCGCCGGCCATGTTCCTCGTCAGCGGCAGCGCCGAAGACGACATCGTGGCCGGCATGGCCGCCGGCGCCGACGACTACCTGGTGAAACCGCTGCGCCGCGGCGAACTGGTGGCGCGCGTCTCGGCCCTGCTGCGCCGCGCCTATCCGGCGCAGACCGGCACCGAGCAGCTGCAATTCGGCTCCTACGTCTTCGAAACCCGCCCGGGCCGTCTGCTGAAGGACGGCAGCGTCATCGACGTCACCCAGAAAGAGTTTTATCTGGCCCTGCTGTTCTTCCGCAACATCGGCCGCCCGCTGTCGCGCGCCTATATCCACGAAGCCGTCTGGGTCCGCGAAACGGCCGTGCCCTCGCGCACCATGGACACCCATGTCTCGCGCGTGCGCAATAAACTCAGCCTGCGCCCGGAAAACGGTTTCAGGCTGGTGCCGGTGTACAGCTACGGCTATCGCCTCGAAAAGCTCGGCGCGCAATAA
- a CDS encoding amino acid deaminase, with translation MHTLPYDGLVLAALDEQLLHPGVKGLPITEPLRQGAIGVQGWNVLHADTSFPVAVLKTGALRHNLDWMRRFCERYQVTLAPHGKTTMSPQLFGAQLANGAWGITLASATQIQVAYRFGVRRVLLANQLVAPADIKSVLALLRSDPGFECILLADSLAGVARLAEAVALHPLAHPLPVLVELGLAGKRAGCRTPEAAITVARAIAGAPGLQLAGYEGYEGLLVTDDRKQDLAAVDAFLAQLVELVRSGDDEGLFTGAEILLSAGGSAYFDLVARGLGAVSGLSRPVRAVLRSGCYLTSDHGTYERMIGELNAREGDRDGLQPALEVWAMVQSRPEPTLAILTMGKRDVSYDADLPVPLLYHRPGPGAPHALPPGCSIFKLNDQHAYLRLPDGHPLCTELAVGDLVGCGISHPCTTFDKWPLILSVDDDYHVRGACNTFF, from the coding sequence ATGCATACCCTCCCGTACGACGGCCTGGTCCTGGCCGCCCTCGACGAACAGTTATTGCACCCCGGCGTCAAAGGTTTACCGATCACCGAGCCGCTGCGCCAGGGGGCGATCGGCGTGCAGGGCTGGAATGTGCTGCACGCCGACACCAGTTTCCCGGTCGCCGTCCTGAAAACAGGCGCCCTGCGCCATAACCTCGACTGGATGCGCCGCTTTTGCGAACGTTACCAGGTGACGCTGGCGCCGCACGGCAAGACGACGATGAGTCCGCAATTGTTCGGCGCCCAGCTTGCCAACGGCGCCTGGGGCATCACCCTGGCCAGCGCCACGCAAATCCAGGTCGCCTACCGCTTCGGCGTGCGGCGCGTGCTGTTGGCCAATCAATTGGTGGCACCGGCCGACATCAAGTCGGTACTTGCCCTGCTGCGCAGCGACCCCGGTTTCGAATGCATCCTGCTGGCCGATTCGCTGGCGGGGGTGGCGCGCCTGGCCGAAGCGGTGGCGCTGCATCCACTGGCGCATCCGCTGCCGGTACTGGTCGAACTGGGGCTGGCCGGTAAACGCGCCGGCTGCCGCACGCCGGAGGCGGCCATCACGGTGGCGCGCGCGATCGCCGGCGCGCCCGGCCTGCAACTGGCGGGTTACGAGGGGTATGAAGGGCTGCTGGTGACCGACGACCGCAAGCAGGACCTGGCGGCCGTCGACGCCTTCCTGGCCCAGCTGGTGGAACTGGTGCGCAGCGGCGACGACGAAGGGCTGTTCACGGGGGCCGAGATCCTGCTGTCGGCTGGCGGTTCCGCCTATTTCGACCTGGTCGCGCGCGGCCTTGGCGCCGTTTCCGGGCTGTCGCGGCCGGTACGCGCGGTGCTGCGCAGCGGCTGCTACCTGACGAGCGACCATGGCACCTATGAACGCATGATCGGCGAACTCAATGCGCGCGAAGGAGATCGGGACGGCTTGCAACCGGCCCTGGAGGTGTGGGCGATGGTGCAGTCGCGTCCCGAACCGACGCTGGCCATTCTGACCATGGGCAAGCGCGACGTGTCGTATGACGCCGACCTGCCGGTTCCCCTGCTGTACCACCGCCCCGGCCCCGGCGCGCCGCACGCGCTGCCGCCGGGCTGCAGCATTTTCAAACTGAACGACCAGCACGCCTATCTGCGCCTGCCCGACGGCCATCCCTTGTGCACGGAGCTGGCGGTGGGCGACCTGGTCGGCTGCGGCATTTCCCACCCGTGTACCACCTTCGACAAATGGCCCTTGATCCTGAGCGTCGACGACGACTATCACGTGCGCGGCGCCTGCAATACCTTCTTCTAA
- the minE gene encoding cell division topological specificity factor MinE, whose amino-acid sequence MALLSFLFPEKKKSATAAKERLQIIIARERTNRTGPDFLPALHRELIEVISKYTKVNADDIKISLDRQGNLEVLDVNVVLPDA is encoded by the coding sequence ATGGCCCTGCTCTCATTCCTGTTCCCCGAAAAGAAGAAGAGCGCGACCGCGGCCAAGGAACGGCTGCAGATCATCATCGCCCGTGAGCGCACGAATCGGACCGGCCCGGACTTCCTGCCGGCCCTGCACCGCGAACTGATCGAAGTGATCTCGAAGTACACCAAGGTCAACGCGGACGACATCAAGATTTCGCTCGACCGCCAGGGCAACCTGGAAGTGCTCGACGTGAACGTGGTCCTGCCCGACGCGTAA